From a single Streptomyces sp. NBC_01264 genomic region:
- a CDS encoding MarR family winged helix-turn-helix transcriptional regulator has translation MEEAVRDGVAEQRERLMESLRTYGGHYAELSRRFAAWLGLHSTDATAVLQIAAAEERGTPLSPARLSERISLSTGATTALLNRLEAAGHITRAREQSDRRIVTLRSGGHIQERADEFFGPLAHRLDAAMSHYPPQLLEQFEVFMADLTTAMDNHLADQDVVAPSSPRTTLDDRTP, from the coding sequence ATGGAGGAAGCCGTGCGCGACGGTGTCGCGGAGCAGCGTGAGCGGCTGATGGAATCGCTGAGGACCTACGGCGGGCACTACGCCGAGCTCAGCCGGCGCTTCGCCGCCTGGCTGGGACTGCACTCCACCGACGCCACCGCGGTCCTGCAGATCGCCGCCGCCGAGGAGCGCGGCACCCCCCTGTCACCCGCGCGGCTGAGCGAGCGGATCTCCCTCTCCACGGGCGCCACCACCGCGCTCCTGAACCGTCTCGAAGCGGCGGGGCACATCACCCGCGCCCGCGAGCAGTCCGACCGGCGCATCGTCACGCTGCGCAGCGGCGGGCACATCCAGGAGCGGGCGGACGAGTTCTTCGGCCCGCTCGCCCACCGCCTCGATGCCGCGATGTCGCACTACCCGCCCCAACTCCTGGAACAGTTCGAAGTGTTCATGGCCGACCTGACCACCGCCATGGACAACCACCTGGCCGATCAGGACGTGGTGGCGCCGAGCTCGCCCCGCACCACCCTTGACGACCGGACGCCCTGA
- a CDS encoding MFS transporter, whose protein sequence is MEVSGVRDPSPTPDDSTGPYRWRWLILAVMIVAEIMDLLDASIVNVAGPDLERSLGAGSVGLQWVIGGYALTLGAGLVLGGRLGDRYGRRRMFLIGLAAFTAASLLCAIAPNIESLIAFRLLQGTAGAMLLPQGLGLLRENFSGPELTKVFAIFGPVLGLGGIIGPVLGGFLIEGDFFGLGWRSVFLINLPIGITALVIAAKFVPRKAGDRTVRVDMTGAALVMASCALLVLPLNQGQENGWPLWTWLSMAASAIGFALFALQQRRTAAAGREPLVTPGLLRKPAFTVGLGGIALFFGGLIGTQLVLTLFLQIGRHFTAGAAGLGNLPLAVGTAIGGAISGAFLADRIGRKVLQIGPLVQLAGAAVLWFELDALDAASFSIWDIVPGTAVAGIGAGMVIAALFSFVLAAVDDDEIGSASGVLSAVQAVGGSIGVAVFGSVFFARAETGDFTGGFHRALIVQACLLVAFLAITFLLPAKSRPEEEPHGTTPDTAADGSGTQQRLNA, encoded by the coding sequence ATGGAGGTATCTGGCGTGCGTGACCCGTCCCCCACCCCTGACGATTCGACCGGGCCCTACCGGTGGCGATGGCTGATCCTGGCGGTGATGATCGTCGCGGAGATCATGGATCTCCTGGACGCCTCGATCGTCAACGTCGCCGGGCCCGACCTGGAGAGATCACTCGGTGCCGGTTCCGTCGGACTGCAATGGGTGATCGGCGGCTACGCCCTCACCCTGGGCGCCGGGCTCGTGCTCGGCGGCCGGCTCGGCGACCGCTACGGCCGGCGCCGGATGTTCCTGATCGGCCTGGCGGCCTTCACCGCGGCCTCGCTGCTGTGCGCGATCGCACCGAACATCGAGTCGCTGATCGCCTTCCGCCTGCTGCAGGGCACCGCCGGAGCGATGCTGCTGCCCCAGGGCCTGGGCCTGCTGCGGGAGAACTTCTCCGGCCCCGAACTCACCAAGGTCTTCGCGATCTTCGGACCCGTGCTCGGCCTGGGCGGCATCATCGGCCCGGTCCTGGGCGGCTTCCTGATCGAGGGCGACTTCTTCGGCCTGGGCTGGCGGTCGGTGTTCCTGATCAACCTGCCCATCGGCATCACGGCACTGGTCATCGCCGCGAAGTTCGTCCCCAGGAAGGCTGGCGACCGCACCGTACGGGTCGACATGACCGGCGCCGCCCTGGTCATGGCGTCCTGCGCCCTCCTGGTCCTGCCACTCAACCAGGGGCAGGAGAACGGCTGGCCGCTGTGGACCTGGCTGTCCATGGCCGCCTCGGCGATCGGCTTCGCCCTCTTCGCCCTCCAGCAGCGCCGCACGGCCGCCGCGGGCCGCGAGCCGCTGGTGACCCCGGGCCTGCTGCGCAAGCCGGCCTTCACCGTCGGACTCGGCGGCATCGCCCTGTTCTTCGGCGGGCTCATCGGCACCCAGCTCGTCCTGACCCTGTTCCTGCAGATCGGCCGGCACTTCACCGCCGGCGCCGCGGGACTGGGCAACCTGCCCCTCGCGGTGGGAACCGCGATCGGCGGCGCCATCAGCGGCGCGTTCCTCGCGGACCGGATCGGCCGCAAGGTGCTGCAGATCGGACCGCTGGTCCAGCTGGCCGGCGCGGCCGTGCTGTGGTTCGAACTCGATGCCCTCGACGCCGCCTCGTTCTCGATCTGGGACATCGTGCCCGGCACGGCGGTGGCGGGCATCGGCGCCGGCATGGTGATCGCCGCCCTGTTCAGCTTCGTCCTGGCCGCGGTCGACGACGACGAGATCGGATCCGCCTCCGGCGTCCTGTCGGCGGTCCAGGCGGTCGGCGGCTCCATCGGCGTCGCGGTCTTCGGCTCGGTGTTCTTCGCCCGGGCCGAGACCGGCGACTTCACCGGCGGCTTCCACCGCGCGCTGATCGTCCAGGCATGCCTGCTGGTGGCCTTCCTCGCGATCACCTTCCTGCTGCCCGCGAAGAGCCGCCCCGAAGAGGAGCCGCATGGCACCACCCCCGACACCGCGGCCGACGGCTCCGGCACCCAGCAGCGCCTCAACGCCTGA
- a CDS encoding amidohydrolase, with product MSHPAPADLLLTGARIHTVDPELPEAEALAVRGGRIVWVGPDAEAAEWAGPGTERIDAGGRLVLPGFIDAHNHVRLGSDDACVQLAGVRTLEAILDRIGEWREANPDAEWIEAEAFDYSAIPGGRMPTAADLDPVTGDVPAIVLSYDVHTAWLNTAAMRRLGVAKDRTDLPFGTAAVDPQTGEPTGFVKDFAIKGLSRDGHRALRDLGVPWASPDRQYGRLAKSLDDAIGFGITTVVEPQNSLDDLELYDRARAEGQLRSRIVAALFHPRGTTEEDLDLFEAAAKVHAGDRFRVGPLKLYIDDVVEPRTAALLEPYTGCGAHRGETFYPAEEFAELLARLDARGFQCFVHATGDRGIRTVLDAVEHARAVNGPRDARHQVVHVECLDPEDVPRFEQLGVVACMQPRHCAPEIAGPGQDWAENVGEGRWHKAWPMRSLAEAGAVLAFSSDWNVAEMDPMIGIYTALTRRPLGGGDPWQEQETVDARTAVYGYTMGSAYANFLEQDRGSLTVGKAADFVVLSRDILAVAPEQIPGTVAETVVVAGEVVHRAG from the coding sequence ATGTCGCACCCCGCCCCCGCCGATCTCCTCCTCACCGGAGCCCGCATCCACACCGTCGACCCCGAGCTGCCCGAGGCCGAGGCCCTCGCCGTGCGCGGCGGGAGGATCGTCTGGGTCGGCCCGGACGCGGAGGCCGCCGAGTGGGCGGGCCCCGGCACCGAGCGGATCGACGCGGGCGGCCGGCTGGTGCTGCCCGGCTTCATCGACGCCCACAACCACGTCCGGCTCGGCTCCGACGACGCGTGCGTGCAGCTCGCCGGAGTGCGGACGCTCGAGGCGATCCTCGACCGGATCGGCGAGTGGCGGGAGGCCAACCCCGACGCGGAGTGGATCGAGGCCGAGGCCTTCGACTACTCCGCGATCCCCGGCGGGCGCATGCCCACCGCCGCCGACCTGGACCCGGTCACCGGGGACGTCCCCGCGATCGTGCTCTCGTACGACGTCCACACGGCCTGGCTGAACACGGCGGCCATGCGCCGGCTCGGGGTCGCGAAGGACCGTACCGACCTGCCCTTCGGTACGGCCGCCGTGGACCCGCAGACCGGCGAACCCACCGGGTTCGTCAAGGACTTCGCCATCAAGGGGCTCTCCCGCGACGGCCACCGCGCCCTGCGCGACCTGGGCGTGCCATGGGCCTCCCCGGACCGCCAGTACGGGCGCCTCGCCAAGAGCCTCGACGACGCGATCGGCTTCGGCATCACCACCGTCGTGGAGCCGCAGAACTCCCTCGACGACCTGGAGCTGTACGACCGGGCCCGCGCCGAGGGCCAGCTGCGCTCGCGGATCGTCGCCGCGCTGTTCCACCCGCGCGGTACGACCGAGGAGGACCTCGACCTCTTCGAGGCGGCGGCCAAGGTGCATGCCGGAGACCGCTTCCGGGTCGGCCCCCTCAAGCTCTACATCGACGACGTGGTGGAGCCGCGCACGGCCGCGCTGCTGGAGCCGTACACCGGCTGCGGGGCGCACCGGGGCGAGACCTTCTACCCGGCGGAGGAGTTCGCCGAGCTCCTCGCCCGGCTGGACGCGCGCGGGTTCCAGTGCTTCGTCCACGCCACGGGCGACCGGGGCATCCGCACCGTCCTCGACGCCGTCGAGCACGCGAGGGCGGTGAACGGCCCGCGCGATGCCCGCCACCAGGTGGTGCACGTGGAATGCCTGGATCCCGAGGACGTACCGCGCTTCGAGCAGCTCGGCGTGGTGGCCTGCATGCAGCCCCGGCACTGCGCGCCCGAGATCGCCGGTCCGGGCCAGGACTGGGCGGAGAACGTGGGGGAGGGCCGCTGGCACAAGGCGTGGCCGATGCGGAGCCTCGCCGAGGCGGGCGCGGTCCTGGCCTTCTCCAGCGACTGGAACGTCGCCGAGATGGACCCGATGATCGGCATCTACACGGCGCTGACCCGGCGCCCGCTGGGCGGCGGCGACCCGTGGCAGGAGCAGGAGACGGTGGACGCGCGGACGGCGGTGTACGGCTACACGATGGGCTCCGCCTACGCCAACTTCCTGGAGCAGGACCGGGGTTCGCTGACGGTCGGCAAGGCGGCCGATTTCGTGGTGCTGTCCCGCGACATCCTCGCGGTGGCCCCGGAGCAGATCCCCGGAACGGTGGCCGAAACGGTCGTGGTCGCGGGCGAGGTGGTCCACCGGGCCGGGTAG
- a CDS encoding purine-cytosine permease family protein — MAHQETTADVDEVFRVETHGIDPIPDAERHGDAKDLFWLWFGSNLTFTYVINGALAVAFGLSFWQATAVVVISGLSFFAVSAAGLSGIRTGTATLVISRAAFGVRGNWPAGVLNWVVSIGYTIVNTVVGTLALEVFFAEVGLGEGTLIRALALGITLALTFAVAMWGHATVQFAERWMAYVLAVGFGALLVFVLPGTETTAPAGALAPGLSGWSLAFVVMLAGPFSYLPMPADYTRYLPRTTSLKSITWMGALGGFVSSVALGIAGVAAATQTDMTDAVAGAESLLPGWFQPLFLALVLGGSVTNSIITLYSSSLNLQVLGIPWSRARAIVISAAVTAAGSLAALFLTDFTTSLLSFLSLLIIVFAPWGGVFLADMLLRRCRYDSDALHAGSGGAYWYRSGYHPAGMAALLAGMAFAALTCDSELWTGPLVAPLGGADLTLLGSVVSGLTYWALARRVPAYAPAA; from the coding sequence ATGGCACACCAGGAGACGACGGCCGACGTCGACGAGGTCTTCAGAGTCGAGACGCACGGCATCGACCCCATCCCCGACGCCGAGCGCCACGGCGATGCCAAGGACCTCTTCTGGCTCTGGTTCGGTTCGAACCTGACCTTCACCTACGTGATCAACGGAGCCCTCGCCGTCGCCTTCGGCCTCAGCTTCTGGCAGGCCACCGCGGTGGTCGTGATCAGCGGGCTGTCCTTCTTCGCGGTCAGCGCCGCCGGCCTGAGCGGCATCCGCACCGGCACCGCCACCCTGGTCATCTCCCGGGCCGCCTTCGGCGTACGGGGCAACTGGCCTGCGGGCGTCCTCAACTGGGTGGTGAGCATCGGCTACACCATCGTCAACACCGTCGTCGGCACCCTGGCGCTGGAGGTCTTCTTCGCCGAGGTCGGCCTGGGCGAAGGCACCCTGATCCGGGCCCTCGCGCTCGGCATCACCCTCGCGCTCACCTTCGCCGTCGCCATGTGGGGCCACGCCACCGTGCAGTTCGCCGAGCGCTGGATGGCCTACGTCCTGGCCGTCGGCTTCGGCGCCCTGCTGGTCTTCGTCCTCCCCGGCACCGAGACCACCGCCCCGGCCGGCGCCCTGGCCCCGGGCCTGTCCGGCTGGAGCCTGGCCTTCGTCGTGATGCTCGCCGGGCCCTTCTCGTACCTGCCGATGCCCGCCGACTACACCCGCTACCTGCCCCGCACCACCTCGCTGAAGTCGATCACCTGGATGGGCGCGCTCGGCGGGTTCGTCTCCTCCGTCGCCCTCGGCATCGCCGGCGTGGCCGCCGCCACCCAGACGGATATGACCGACGCCGTCGCCGGAGCCGAGAGCCTGCTCCCCGGCTGGTTCCAGCCGCTGTTCCTGGCCCTGGTCCTGGGCGGCTCCGTGACCAACTCGATCATCACGCTCTACTCCTCCAGTCTGAACCTCCAGGTCCTCGGCATCCCGTGGAGCCGGGCCCGCGCCATCGTGATCAGCGCCGCGGTCACCGCCGCCGGATCGCTCGCCGCGCTCTTCCTCACCGACTTCACCACCTCGCTGCTGTCCTTCCTCTCCCTGCTGATCATCGTGTTCGCCCCCTGGGGCGGCGTCTTCCTCGCCGACATGCTGCTGCGCCGCTGCCGCTACGACTCCGACGCGCTGCACGCCGGGAGCGGGGGCGCCTACTGGTACCGCTCCGGCTACCACCCGGCCGGTATGGCCGCCCTGCTCGCCGGGATGGCCTTCGCCGCCCTGACCTGCGACTCCGAGCTGTGGACCGGGCCGCTCGTGGCCCCGCTCGGCGGCGCCGACCTCACGCTGCTCGGCTCGGTGGTCTCCGGGCTCACGTACTGGGCCCTCGCCCGGCGGGTGCCCGCGTACGCGCCGGCCGCCTAG
- a CDS encoding TetR/AcrR family transcriptional regulator has product MLEEAMTAIAEDGLATLTMSALAERLGTSGGHILYYFGSKDRLLLAALNWSEQQLATERAQLLSRRVTAHRKLALFLELYLPRGPRDPRWTLWIELWARIPSNEPLRAAQQEIDDGWQRDLEALLAKGVEQGRFAAALDVPARASELLALLDGLSTRVVLGERGADRATSLERARSAAALLIPHT; this is encoded by the coding sequence ATGCTGGAGGAGGCCATGACGGCCATCGCCGAGGACGGGCTGGCGACGCTCACCATGTCCGCGCTCGCCGAACGGCTCGGCACCAGCGGCGGCCACATCCTGTACTACTTCGGCAGCAAGGACCGACTGCTGCTGGCCGCCCTGAACTGGAGCGAGCAGCAACTGGCCACGGAGCGAGCACAGTTGCTGAGCCGCAGGGTCACCGCCCACCGCAAGCTCGCGCTCTTCCTGGAGCTCTACCTGCCCCGCGGCCCCCGCGATCCGCGCTGGACGCTGTGGATCGAGCTGTGGGCCCGCATCCCCTCGAACGAGCCGCTGCGCGCCGCCCAGCAGGAGATCGACGACGGCTGGCAGCGGGACCTGGAGGCGCTCCTCGCCAAGGGGGTGGAACAGGGCCGCTTCGCCGCCGCCCTGGACGTCCCCGCCCGGGCCTCGGAGCTGCTGGCGCTGCTGGACGGGCTCAGCACCCGGGTGGTCCTGGGCGAGCGCGGGGCCGACCGGGCCACCTCCCTGGAGCGCGCCCGCTCGGCGGCGGCCCTGCTGATCCCGCACACCTGA